A region of Necator americanus strain Aroian chromosome I, whole genome shotgun sequence DNA encodes the following proteins:
- a CDS encoding hypothetical protein (NECATOR_CHRI.G2525.T1), which produces MLEAMDIVLVCLGTVVLLLALFAFLLFLIIKRPIWQQKQKAKQEANRKCYLDQTHVNPVSLKNGALPNVITVPASAPDVHLKAAGNEEEDVKEKQVDTDGINLTVEKISEVVDVRRQDDSQQSRLATSIKRQNRPCRIKLFPDVATAAQAEAVQTEHTVESFMGDLYRIRQGNDSVLHEEFQILETWDSAREKNCTAAEKKRTRNRFVDILPNDDTRVILRGPDDYINASLIDGYNNAGQFIAAQGPIGPEEIVDERKESTVDDFWRMIWEKNVQCVLMLTDCVENMRQRCARYWPLLGEMRRFGDVQVNLISESVDPICIHREFDIRNDEETRQVSQYHFLNWQDARGPESIVHLLDFVERVMHKQYRKPIVVHCSAGVGRTGVLIALWRLIEKAQKERVIDIFGTVDNLRRQRSRMVQTPEQYLSLYEAISLVITEKRL; this is translated from the exons ATGCTTGAAG CTATGGATATCGTTCTAGTATGCTTAGGCACCGTCGTTTTGTTACTGGCTTTATTCGccttccttctatttttgatCATCAAGCGACCAATTTggcaacaaaaacagaaagcaAAGCAAGAGGCCAACAGAAA ATGCTATCTAGACCAGACTCATGTGAATCCTGTGTCGCTCAAAAATGGAGCACTTCCGAATGTCATCACCGTCCCGGCATCAGCACCTGATGTGCACCTCAAAGCTGCTGGTAATGAGGAGGAGGATGTGAAGGAAAAGCAAGTCGACACAGATGGAATCAATCTGACAGTGGAAAAGATCTCGGAGGTGGTTGACGTCCGGAGACAAGACGATTCACAACAGTCTCGATTAGCTACTTCGATCAAGAGACAGAATAG ACCATGCAGAATCAAACTGTTTCCCGATGTGGCTACAGCAGCACAGGCAGAAGCCGTTCAAAC AGAGCACACAGTTGAAAGCTTCATGGGAGACTTGTATAGAATTCGGCAAGGCAACGACTCGGTTCTTCACGAGGAATTTCAG ATACTTGAAACATGGGACTCTGCAAGAGAGAAGAATTGCACTGCAGCCGAGAAGAAGCGAACTCGAAACCGCTTTGTAGACATTTTGCCAA ATGACGACACACGAGTGATACTTCGAGGTCCGGATGACTACATCAACGCCAGTTTGATAGAC GGTTACAATAATGCTGGACAGTTCATTGCGGCACAAGGACCTATTGGTCCTGAAGAAATTGTAGATGAACGAAAAGAGAGTACG GTGGATGACTTCTGGAGAATGATATGGGAGAAGAACGTGCAATGTGTGCTCATGCTCACTGACTGCGTCGAGAACATGAGG CAGCGGTGTGCGCGATACTGGCCGTTACTAGGAGAGATGCGACGGTTTGGCGATGTGCAAGTGAACTTAATCTCTGAGTCAGTTGATCCAATTTGCATACACCGAGAATTCGACATTCGAAACGACGAAGAAACCAGGCAG GTTTCGCAGTACCACTTTCTGAACTGGCAAGATGCCAGAGGTCCAGAGTCCATCGTTCATCTGCTGGATTTCGTCGAAAGGGTGATGCATAAACAGTATCGAAAGCCAATCGTCGTTCACTGCAG TGCCGGCGTCGGTCGGACCGGAGTATTGATCGCGTTGTGGAGACTAATCGAGAAAGCACAAAAAGAACGTGTGATCGACATCTTCGG gACAGTAGACAATCTTCGCCGGCAACGTAGCCGCATGGTGCAGACTCCTGAGCAATACCTCTCCTTGTACGAAGCAATTTCACTTGTGATTACGGAGAAGAGATTGTAA